From a single Streptomyces sp. 1331.2 genomic region:
- a CDS encoding TetR/AcrR family transcriptional regulator, whose product MSSSNAAESATPAEQPGSVGAARPAKPGARSTDDAILDAAADLIVHLGVRRTQLAEIARRAGVSRPTVYRRWPDVRAVIGALLTREILATLEGTALDVEDRTTLVERVVEVAVRLRDHPVLGALLRSDDSDLLLEYVVERLGASQRGLLEALRSGIEQGQAHGSIRAGEPLELAAMVLLIAQSTVQSHRMVASLLPEAAWRRELARALNGYLAP is encoded by the coding sequence ATGTCAAGTAGTAACGCCGCCGAGTCGGCGACCCCAGCCGAGCAGCCCGGCAGCGTCGGAGCCGCGCGGCCCGCGAAGCCCGGGGCCCGCAGCACCGACGACGCGATCCTGGACGCCGCCGCCGACCTGATCGTCCATCTCGGTGTGCGCCGCACCCAGTTGGCCGAGATCGCGCGCCGCGCCGGGGTCAGCCGGCCGACCGTCTACCGGCGCTGGCCGGACGTCCGGGCGGTGATCGGCGCGCTGCTCACCCGGGAGATCCTGGCCACGCTGGAGGGCACCGCGCTGGACGTCGAGGACCGAACGACCCTCGTGGAGCGGGTCGTCGAGGTCGCCGTCCGGCTGCGCGACCACCCGGTACTCGGCGCGCTGCTCCGCTCCGACGACTCCGACCTCCTGCTGGAGTACGTGGTCGAACGGCTCGGCGCCAGCCAGCGCGGCCTGCTGGAGGCGCTGCGCAGCGGAATCGAACAGGGCCAGGCGCACGGCTCGATCCGCGCCGGGGAACCGCTCGAACTGGCCGCCATGGTCCTGCTGATCGCCCAGTCCACCGTCCAGTCGCACCGCATGGTCGCCTCCCTGCTGCCCGAGGCGGCCTGGCGGCGCGAACTGGCCAGAGCGCTGAACGGATACCTCGCACCATGA